The following coding sequences are from one Aliarcobacter skirrowii CCUG 10374 window:
- a CDS encoding TorD/DmsD family molecular chaperone, translating to MQDIQSINKARAIYYNLFANFFVPSSDIKNYFELFRLLNLLKDSSLDEASEESIKNILNLLDKDSNQSLIQEYDDIFHNPVYEKVRQTASFYDEGVESGKKRVEMIQFVAKTKLRRDEKRYFEYEDSVGFIFSIMSELSNLVALGEKQYENTVHCIFEQILNPFVDEFAKSIYEHKKANIYKELMVILHSFIEFERLYLEVTKPLKKEKAKKQVTDNWGDITPEERERRERNRALKALGPKN from the coding sequence ATGCAAGATATACAATCTATAAATAAAGCTAGAGCGATATACTACAACTTGTTTGCAAACTTTTTTGTTCCAAGTTCAGATATAAAAAACTATTTTGAACTTTTTAGACTCTTAAATCTTTTAAAAGATAGCTCTTTGGATGAAGCCTCTGAAGAGTCGATTAAAAATATTTTAAATCTTTTAGATAAGGATTCAAATCAGTCTTTAATACAAGAGTATGATGATATTTTTCATAATCCTGTTTATGAAAAAGTTAGACAAACAGCATCTTTTTATGATGAGGGTGTTGAGTCTGGTAAAAAAAGAGTAGAGATGATTCAATTTGTTGCAAAAACAAAGCTTAGACGTGATGAAAAGAGATATTTTGAATATGAAGATTCTGTTGGCTTTATATTTTCAATAATGTCTGAGTTGTCTAATTTAGTTGCTCTTGGAGAAAAACAGTATGAAAATACTGTTCACTGTATTTTTGAACAGATTTTAAATCCTTTTGTAGATGAGTTTGCAAAAAGTATTTATGAGCACAAAAAAGCAAATATCTATAAAGAACTTATGGTTATTTTACACTCATTTATTGAATTTGAAAGATTATATTTAGAGGTTACAAAACCACTTAAAAAAGAGAAAGCTAAAAAACAAGTAACTGATAACTGGGGAGATATTACTCCAGAGGAAAGAGAAAGAAGAGAGAGAAATAGAGCATTAAAAGCTTTAGGTCCTAAAAACTAA
- a CDS encoding formate dehydrogenase subunit alpha yields the protein MSANTYEALNAKVGRRSFLKMAAVSTAFGVTSSFASTVATRAATEEEIKNPFPGSKIVKTICTACSVGCGVIAEVQNGVWVRQEVAQDHPVSLGGHCCKGADMIDMVKSEVRLKYPMVKKNGQWQRISWDDALNNIASKLEDLRQKDGPDSAMFLGSAKFNNEQAYYYRKFAAMFGTNNIDHQARIUHSSTVAGVANTWGYGAMTNSLGDIQNSKAIIIFGANPAVNHPVGFQHFLKAKERNNAKIIVVDPRFTKTAAKADLYAQIRPGTDIPFMYGMLNIIFENGWHDKNFINDRVYGMEDIMAEAKNWPIERVADVTGVKADLIVQITKLYAASKPGTLVWAMGLTQHTIGTSNTRMAPILQLALGNMGVAGGGTNILRGHDNVQGATDFGCLSDSLPGYYGLAEGSWKYFASSWGVDFDWLKGRFKDPSWMGKNGFTLARWWAGVLAGNEGEDAIHNAGTNLKALFVMGNGITSTAQTKKVKEALDKLELAVFCDPFVNEGAIITDKQNDVYILPAATQFETAGSVTATNRSGQWRYEVVKPMYESKPDQEIMFELAKRLGFYEQLTAGMQKGKDFVWPEDATNEIARIIKTIGLTGWRAERLKKHTDNWHMFDEISLAGYGDMAGEYYGLPWPCWTEKHSGSPNLYDITKPVKFGGMGFRQNFGLEHEGVSLLSPKGSAPVGGVQDGGYPEITKDNIETVLKIKLTEDEKAKMGANWKVDKSNLIVEKCMEAGIAPYGNAKARAKVWQWADPIPKHREPLHTPRTDLIKDYPSFADKKDHWRVDTRYISEQTKQDWAKDFPTNLVTGRLVNLNGAGVENRASKYLAKLTPEMFCDINPDLAGRHGIRDGSMMWIHSPNGTKIKVKAKYSYSVTPDRVFLPFHFAGIMEGVDLSHRYPTGTLPYAIGESANTVTNYGYDIVTQIPETKGGLCRVERA from the coding sequence ATGTCAGCAAATACATATGAAGCTTTAAATGCAAAAGTAGGAAGACGGTCGTTTTTAAAAATGGCAGCAGTTTCTACAGCATTTGGAGTTACATCATCTTTTGCAAGTACAGTAGCAACTAGAGCAGCTACAGAAGAAGAGATTAAAAATCCTTTTCCTGGTTCAAAAATTGTAAAAACAATTTGTACAGCATGTTCTGTTGGTTGTGGTGTTATTGCAGAAGTTCAAAATGGTGTGTGGGTAAGACAAGAGGTAGCACAAGATCATCCTGTATCACTTGGAGGGCATTGTTGTAAAGGTGCCGATATGATTGATATGGTTAAATCTGAAGTTAGATTAAAATATCCAATGGTTAAGAAAAATGGTCAATGGCAAAGAATTTCATGGGATGACGCTTTAAATAATATTGCATCAAAACTTGAAGATTTAAGACAAAAAGATGGACCTGATTCAGCAATGTTTTTGGGATCAGCAAAATTTAATAACGAGCAAGCATATTACTATAGAAAATTTGCTGCTATGTTTGGAACAAACAATATAGATCATCAAGCTAGAATTTGACATAGCTCAACAGTTGCCGGTGTGGCAAATACATGGGGTTATGGTGCTATGACAAATTCTTTGGGAGATATTCAAAACTCTAAAGCAATTATAATTTTTGGAGCAAATCCAGCGGTTAATCACCCAGTTGGTTTCCAACACTTTTTAAAAGCTAAAGAGAGAAACAATGCAAAGATTATTGTAGTAGATCCAAGATTTACTAAAACTGCTGCAAAAGCAGATTTATATGCACAAATTAGACCAGGTACTGATATTCCATTTATGTATGGAATGTTAAATATCATTTTTGAAAATGGTTGGCATGACAAAAACTTTATTAATGATAGAGTTTATGGTATGGAAGATATTATGGCAGAGGCTAAAAATTGGCCAATTGAAAGAGTTGCTGATGTAACAGGAGTTAAAGCTGATTTAATAGTTCAAATTACAAAACTTTATGCAGCATCAAAACCAGGAACTTTGGTATGGGCTATGGGATTAACTCAACATACAATAGGAACTTCAAATACAAGAATGGCACCAATTTTACAATTGGCTCTTGGAAATATGGGAGTTGCAGGTGGTGGAACTAATATTTTAAGAGGACATGATAATGTTCAAGGTGCAACAGACTTTGGTTGTTTATCAGATTCACTTCCAGGATATTATGGTTTAGCTGAAGGTTCATGGAAATATTTTGCTTCTTCTTGGGGAGTTGATTTTGATTGGCTTAAAGGAAGATTTAAAGATCCTTCTTGGATGGGTAAAAATGGATTTACACTTGCACGTTGGTGGGCTGGTGTTTTAGCTGGAAATGAAGGTGAAGATGCTATTCATAATGCTGGAACTAATCTAAAAGCACTTTTTGTAATGGGTAATGGAATTACTTCAACTGCTCAAACAAAAAAAGTAAAAGAGGCTTTAGATAAGTTAGAGTTAGCAGTATTTTGTGACCCATTTGTAAATGAGGGTGCAATTATTACTGATAAACAAAATGATGTTTATATTTTACCAGCAGCAACTCAGTTTGAAACAGCAGGATCTGTAACTGCAACAAACAGAAGTGGTCAATGGAGATATGAGGTTGTAAAACCTATGTATGAATCAAAACCTGATCAAGAAATCATGTTTGAGTTAGCAAAAAGATTAGGATTTTATGAGCAATTAACGGCTGGAATGCAAAAAGGTAAAGATTTTGTTTGGCCAGAAGATGCAACAAATGAGATAGCTAGAATTATTAAAACTATTGGATTAACTGGATGGAGAGCTGAAAGACTTAAAAAACATACAGATAATTGGCATATGTTTGATGAGATTTCACTAGCTGGTTATGGAGATATGGCTGGAGAATACTATGGTTTACCATGGCCTTGTTGGACAGAAAAACACTCAGGAAGCCCAAATCTTTATGATATTACAAAACCAGTTAAATTTGGTGGTATGGGATTTAGACAAAACTTTGGTTTAGAGCATGAGGGAGTTTCATTATTGTCACCTAAAGGTTCAGCACCAGTTGGTGGTGTTCAAGATGGTGGGTATCCTGAAATTACAAAAGATAACATCGAAACAGTTTTAAAAATTAAATTAACTGAAGATGAAAAAGCTAAAATGGGTGCAAACTGGAAAGTTGATAAATCTAACTTGATAGTTGAAAAATGTATGGAAGCTGGAATTGCTCCTTATGGAAATGCAAAAGCAAGAGCAAAAGTTTGGCAATGGGCTGATCCTATTCCAAAACATAGAGAGCCTTTACATACTCCAAGAACGGATTTAATTAAAGATTATCCAAGTTTTGCAGATAAAAAAGATCACTGGAGAGTTGATACTAGATATATTAGTGAACAGACAAAACAAGATTGGGCAAAAGATTTCCCAACAAATCTTGTAACTGGAAGATTAGTAAATCTAAATGGTGCTGGTGTTGAAAATAGAGCTAGTAAATATTTAGCTAAATTAACACCTGAAATGTTCTGTGATATTAATCCAGATTTAGCAGGAAGACATGGTATTAGAGATGGTTCTATGATGTGGATTCACTCTCCAAATGGAACTAAAATTAAAGTTAAAGCAAAATACTCTTACTCTGTTACACCTGATAGAGTATTCCTACCATTCCATTTTGCTGGAATTATGGAAGGTGTTGATTTAAGCCATAGATATCCAACTGGAACACTACCTTATGCAATAGGTGAGAGTGCAAATACAGTTACTAACTACGGTTATGACATAGTTACACAAATCCCTGAAACAAAAGGTGGTTTATGTAGAGTAGAAAGAGCTTAG
- the fdh3B gene encoding formate dehydrogenase FDH3 subunit beta, with protein MSNNKINFARMKFYCDENRCIHCDGCSVACASAHELPVEISRRKVVTVNEGKQGMEFSLSVACMHCTDAPCEQVCPVDCFYIREDGIVLHDKNKCIGCSYCLYACPFGAPQFPSNGAFGTKGVMDKCTMCAGGPEETNSEHERELYGQNRIAEGKVPVCAAMCSTKALLVGDAESVANIYRERVLSFGHGTQSAPFGWDKAYGK; from the coding sequence ATGAGTAATAATAAGATAAATTTTGCAAGAATGAAGTTCTATTGTGATGAAAATAGATGTATTCATTGTGATGGTTGTTCAGTTGCTTGTGCCTCAGCACATGAGTTACCAGTTGAGATTAGTAGAAGAAAAGTTGTTACTGTAAATGAAGGTAAACAAGGAATGGAGTTTTCATTATCTGTTGCTTGTATGCATTGTACAGATGCTCCTTGTGAGCAGGTTTGTCCAGTTGATTGTTTCTACATCAGAGAAGATGGTATAGTTTTACATGATAAAAACAAATGTATAGGTTGTTCATACTGTCTATATGCTTGTCCTTTTGGTGCACCACAATTTCCTAGTAATGGAGCTTTTGGTACAAAAGGTGTTATGGATAAATGTACTATGTGTGCTGGTGGTCCTGAAGAGACAAATAGTGAACATGAAAGAGAACTATATGGTCAAAATAGAATAGCTGAAGGTAAAGTTCCTGTATGTGCTGCTATGTGTTCAACAAAAGCTCTACTTGTTGGAGATGCTGAATCTGTAGCAAATATATATAGAGAAAGAGTTTTATCTTTCGGTCATGGAACTCAATCAGCACCATTTGGTTGGGATAAAGCTTATGGAAAATAA
- a CDS encoding cytochrome b/b6 domain-containing protein: MLLTYWYFWLATIADINYVYQFLMQMLKGNFTGQIVPFDSLTQYQQMEVGLFGPRYDAIAPEVIRAFEERQHLLPWVFFVEFCLFTIMFIVAKGRKQAKITRENEKVQVYSLFQRVVLLLNIVIMIYLFITGFSITFGNWTGGGYIPRLMRATHEVVGVAWIPVWLIVTVIAFKDHKYFVRPSSKIWHKFFLRGKYEHMNRINYYMYVAFGFLLVLSGFTIWYMFPDAATNAQTIQIKRFILFIHFMGSAIISFFTFETVYSYFVSVKGYIPGVITGKLPIEYLEQIRPDVLEEDKDLLKR, from the coding sequence ATGCTTTTAACATATTGGTACTTTTGGTTAGCAACAATTGCTGATATAAACTATGTTTACCAATTTTTAATGCAGATGTTAAAAGGAAATTTTACTGGACAAATTGTACCTTTTGATAGTTTAACACAGTATCAACAGATGGAAGTGGGTCTTTTTGGACCTAGATATGATGCAATTGCTCCTGAAGTTATAAGAGCATTTGAAGAGAGACAACATCTTCTTCCTTGGGTTTTCTTTGTTGAATTTTGTCTATTTACAATAATGTTTATTGTTGCAAAAGGTAGAAAACAAGCTAAAATTACAAGAGAGAATGAGAAAGTTCAAGTTTATTCACTTTTTCAAAGAGTTGTTCTTTTATTAAATATTGTAATTATGATTTATCTGTTTATAACTGGTTTTTCAATAACATTTGGAAACTGGACAGGTGGAGGATATATTCCTAGACTTATGAGAGCTACACATGAAGTTGTTGGTGTTGCTTGGATTCCAGTTTGGTTAATTGTTACAGTTATTGCATTTAAAGATCATAAATACTTTGTAAGACCTAGTTCTAAAATATGGCATAAATTCTTTTTAAGAGGAAAATATGAACATATGAATAGAATCAACTACTATATGTATGTTGCATTTGGTTTTTTACTTGTATTAAGTGGTTTTACAATATGGTATATGTTTCCAGATGCAGCAACGAATGCACAAACAATACAGATAAAAAGATTTATTCTATTTATCCATTTTATGGGTAGTGCAATTATTTCTTTCTTTACATTTGAAACAGTATATTCATACTTTGTTTCAGTAAAAGGTTATATTCCAGGTGTGATAACTGGGAAATTGCCAATTGAGTACTTAGAGCAAATAAGACCAGATGTATTAGAAGAGGATAAAGATTTATTAAAAAGATAG
- the fdhD gene encoding formate dehydrogenase accessory sulfurtransferase FdhD encodes MDNSKYLKTVIIDKLIENEANMVEDVTIEEARLNLYLNGEKAISMMTIPKDQDAHAIGFLMSENVISSIADIEELTVSADGLRVDVKAKIDENSLQNLYKEKTLVSGCGGGVTGNIEGSLEIPFNQTAFKIKPETIYTEVKKFYQESELYNLTGCVHKAMIYLLDGTTVTAEDIGRHNAIDKAIGKCKLQGLDTTKSILFVSGRLSSEMVTKAVMHKIPIVVSRTAPTYLGVQTAHKHGLTLIGFARGKKMNLYTHSGRIDV; translated from the coding sequence ATGGATAATAGCAAATATTTAAAAACCGTAATTATTGACAAACTTATAGAAAATGAAGCCAATATGGTTGAAGACGTGACAATTGAAGAAGCACGTCTAAACCTTTATTTAAATGGAGAAAAAGCTATATCTATGATGACAATCCCAAAAGACCAAGATGCCCATGCAATTGGTTTTTTAATGAGTGAGAATGTAATCTCTTCTATTGCTGACATAGAAGAGCTTACAGTTAGTGCTGATGGATTAAGAGTAGATGTAAAAGCAAAAATAGATGAAAACTCACTACAAAATTTATATAAAGAGAAGACTTTAGTAAGTGGTTGTGGTGGAGGAGTTACTGGAAATATTGAAGGAAGTTTAGAAATTCCATTTAATCAAACTGCTTTTAAAATAAAACCAGAAACTATTTATACTGAAGTTAAAAAGTTTTATCAAGAGAGTGAACTTTATAACTTAACAGGTTGTGTTCATAAAGCTATGATTTATTTGCTTGATGGAACAACTGTAACAGCTGAGGATATTGGAAGGCACAACGCTATTGATAAAGCAATTGGAAAGTGTAAACTGCAAGGTCTTGATACAACAAAATCAATTTTGTTTGTAAGTGGAAGATTAAGTTCAGAGATGGTTACAAAAGCTGTAATGCATAAAATCCCAATAGTTGTATCAAGAACAGCACCAACTTATTTGGGTGTTCAAACAGCACATAAACACGGTCTTACACTTATTGGATTTGCAAGAGGTAAAAAGATGAATCTTTATACTCACAGTGGAAGAATTGATGTCTAG
- a CDS encoding ModE family transcriptional regulator: MSSIDDKLDFNLNDNQKRIVFENLDENKKLSCLKAFKVAKKIKVEAKDMSAITKSLSIKITDCELGVFGSLDFLAKDEEIYNRLKNSYKEQRIPCIDLWQEAKNSSLKIVGSTVKNSDIEVSYCQLGCFREKKGLKSGNKS, encoded by the coding sequence ATGTCTAGTATTGATGATAAATTAGATTTTAATTTGAATGATAATCAAAAAAGAATAGTTTTTGAAAATCTTGATGAGAATAAAAAACTATCTTGTTTAAAGGCATTTAAAGTAGCTAAAAAAATCAAAGTTGAAGCTAAAGATATGAGTGCGATTACAAAATCTTTAAGCATTAAAATAACAGATTGTGAGCTTGGAGTATTTGGCTCTTTAGATTTCTTAGCTAAAGATGAAGAGATTTATAATAGATTAAAAAATAGTTATAAAGAGCAAAGAATTCCTTGTATAGATTTGTGGCAAGAAGCAAAAAACTCATCTTTAAAAATAGTTGGATCAACTGTTAAAAACTCTGATATTGAAGTAAGTTATTGCCAATTAGGATGTTTTAGAGAAAAAAAAGGGCTTAAAAGTGGAAATAAAAGTTAA
- a CDS encoding winged helix-turn-helix domain-containing protein — MEIKVKIWIEDNKQNLIFGSGKTEILKEIEKTGSISDASKNLNMNYKKTWSHIKILEEFIEDSLVVTKKGRAVDSGSQLTTKAKELIELYEILDKDIKEYSKKRFNELFLSEDLIKIKDK; from the coding sequence GTGGAAATAAAAGTTAAAATTTGGATTGAAGATAATAAGCAAAATCTTATTTTTGGAAGTGGAAAAACAGAGATTTTAAAAGAGATTGAAAAAACAGGTTCAATTAGTGATGCTTCAAAAAATTTAAATATGAACTATAAAAAAACGTGGAGTCATATAAAAATCCTTGAAGAGTTTATTGAAGATAGTTTAGTTGTTACAAAAAAAGGAAGAGCTGTTGATAGTGGATCTCAACTAACTACTAAAGCAAAAGAGCTGATAGAACTTTATGAGATTTTGGATAAAGATATAAAAGAGTACTCAAAAAAGAGATTTAATGAACTTTTTTTAAGTGAAGATTTAATAAAAATAAAGGATAAATAA
- a CDS encoding cysteine desulfurase, protein MYKLNFLQYKNMQNLHIKDGLSLNILSNNEDYISLENSLKKDFAFESLNYFSFCKSGFLSLLLQLNKQGKIAVSLGETQSLIDACEIFCSLGFDILYLDLNKDGSVNLDKLKDQKIDFLFLSSYTVDTFYKNSLENVKKLTDAKIISNASASFDKNSDVIYFDSYKLTGFSTKSIILFNQNLFEEQAIFEKDGISLNNIFQSLKNQKFENSMKEIFKEKLENSLKDNIYYFIDNKNSLEYTLHFALKGIKARELIRTLALDEILISNGEGCSLGLSKPSRVIQAMGYDELTSRNAITLSFEKSYSISEIDKIVNLISKRYLQIKVLNKG, encoded by the coding sequence GTGTATAAACTAAACTTTTTGCAGTATAAAAATATGCAAAACTTGCATATTAAAGATGGTTTATCTTTGAATATTTTATCAAATAATGAAGATTATATTAGTTTAGAAAATAGTTTAAAAAAAGATTTTGCATTTGAAAGTTTAAACTACTTCTCTTTTTGTAAGAGTGGCTTTTTATCTCTATTACTTCAATTAAATAAACAAGGGAAAATTGCAGTAAGTCTTGGAGAAACTCAAAGTTTAATTGATGCTTGCGAAATTTTTTGCTCTCTTGGATTTGATATTTTATATTTAGATTTAAATAAAGATGGAAGTGTTAATTTAGATAAATTAAAAGATCAAAAAATAGATTTTTTATTTCTATCATCATATACAGTTGATACTTTTTATAAAAATAGTTTAGAAAATGTAAAAAAACTAACAGATGCAAAAATCATCTCAAATGCAAGTGCCTCTTTTGATAAAAATAGTGATGTTATATATTTTGATTCATATAAACTAACTGGTTTTTCAACAAAATCAATAATACTTTTTAATCAAAATTTATTTGAAGAACAAGCTATTTTTGAAAAAGATGGAATTTCATTAAATAATATTTTTCAATCTTTGAAAAATCAAAAATTTGAAAATAGTATGAAAGAGATTTTTAAAGAAAAATTAGAAAATAGTTTAAAAGATAATATTTATTATTTTATCGACAATAAAAATAGCTTAGAATATACACTTCATTTTGCTCTTAAAGGTATAAAAGCAAGAGAGTTAATACGAACTTTAGCTTTAGATGAAATTTTAATTTCAAATGGAGAAGGGTGTAGTTTAGGTTTATCAAAACCTTCAAGAGTTATTCAAGCTATGGGTTATGATGAACTTACTAGCAGAAATGCAATAACACTTAGTTTTGAAAAAAGCTATTCAATTAGTGAAATAGATAAAATTGTTAATCTTATTTCAAAAAGATATTTACAGATAAAAGTATTAAATAAAGGATAA
- a CDS encoding molybdopterin molybdotransferase MoeA produces MFEKLNYLDFNEAINKSFELSNTTLSSEFISINFAINRVISEDILCVKNLPAFDNSAMDGFAFKASDAGQALKIKRAIFAGDKDKSSDELLEKNECYKIMTGAKVPKDADTIIAIENCLDVTEDSVTIPADIKKGSNLRLEAEELKKGDILIKKGEKINSSHIALLASQGVVMVEVYKQISIAVLSTGNELKEPWQKASNEEIYNCNSFAIIAQLNEKGFNATYCGVIPDNLEKSINFINSLKKYDVIITSGGISMGDADFMAEAFLKNGLEVAFHGVNVKPGRPIMMGKMDSSLVICLPGNPLTAMVNINLFVIPMLKKLQGENAFYHGYIKAINQSSFKTKKGRVNLVLGRVQNGNFYVTDENKYGAGMITALYKSNSILVTNASTSNIESTQEIKILDLNGIYFEERTDILN; encoded by the coding sequence ATGTTTGAAAAATTAAACTATTTAGATTTTAATGAAGCAATTAACAAGAGTTTTGAATTGTCAAATACTACTTTAAGTAGTGAATTTATTTCTATAAATTTTGCTATAAATAGAGTTATAAGTGAAGATATTTTATGTGTAAAAAATCTTCCAGCTTTTGATAACTCTGCTATGGATGGATTTGCTTTTAAAGCAAGTGATGCAGGACAAGCTTTAAAAATAAAAAGAGCTATTTTTGCTGGTGATAAAGATAAAAGTAGTGATGAGTTACTTGAAAAAAATGAGTGTTACAAAATAATGACAGGTGCGAAGGTGCCAAAAGATGCTGATACTATTATTGCTATTGAAAACTGTTTAGATGTTACAGAAGATAGTGTAACTATACCTGCTGATATTAAAAAAGGTTCAAACTTAAGATTAGAAGCTGAAGAGTTAAAAAAAGGGGATATTTTAATTAAAAAAGGGGAAAAAATAAACTCTTCACATATTGCTTTACTTGCAAGCCAAGGAGTAGTTATGGTTGAAGTTTATAAGCAAATTTCAATTGCTGTTTTATCAACTGGAAATGAACTTAAAGAGCCATGGCAAAAAGCTTCAAATGAAGAGATATATAACTGCAACTCATTTGCAATTATTGCTCAACTAAATGAAAAAGGTTTTAATGCAACTTATTGTGGAGTTATTCCAGATAATTTAGAAAAATCAATAAATTTCATAAATAGTTTAAAAAAATATGATGTAATTATTACAAGTGGAGGTATCTCTATGGGAGATGCTGATTTTATGGCAGAAGCTTTTTTAAAAAATGGATTAGAAGTAGCTTTTCATGGTGTAAATGTAAAACCAGGTCGTCCTATAATGATGGGGAAAATGGATTCTTCTTTGGTAATTTGTCTTCCTGGAAATCCACTAACAGCAATGGTAAATATAAATCTATTTGTAATTCCAATGTTAAAAAAACTTCAAGGTGAAAATGCTTTTTATCACGGTTATATAAAAGCTATAAACCAAAGTAGTTTTAAAACAAAAAAAGGGAGGGTAAATCTAGTTTTAGGAAGAGTTCAAAATGGTAATTTTTATGTTACAGATGAGAATAAGTATGGTGCTGGAATGATTACAGCTTTATATAAGAGTAATTCAATTTTGGTAACAAATGCTTCTACTTCAAATATAGAATCAACTCAAGAGATAAAAATTCTTGATTTAAATGGTATTTATTTTGAAGAGAGAACAGATATTTTAAATTAA
- a CDS encoding substrate-binding domain-containing protein, which produces MKKLLAGLGFSVVIASGLFANSLMMATTTSTEDTGLLDSLAPKFKQDTGIELKWVSTGTGKALKMGENCDVDVLLVHAPEAEKKFVEAGFGKDRKEVMYNDFVIVGSKKDPAKVEGKTTQEAFKTIKEKQANFISRGDKSGTHQKELAIWKNVSDVTPEKDKWYIQSGQGMIITLNMAAEKEGYTLTDRGTWIKYESQKGDSNTMKIIVENDNSLFNQYSVIPVNKDKCPKVQDELAKKFSDWLVSADTQKFIGDFKLLNKPLFIPNAK; this is translated from the coding sequence ATGAAAAAATTGTTAGCAGGTTTAGGTTTTAGCGTAGTAATAGCTAGTGGATTATTTGCAAATAGTTTAATGATGGCAACAACAACAAGTACTGAAGATACAGGATTATTGGATAGTTTAGCCCCAAAATTTAAGCAAGATACAGGAATAGAGTTAAAATGGGTATCAACAGGAACAGGTAAAGCATTAAAAATGGGTGAAAATTGTGATGTTGATGTTCTTTTGGTTCATGCTCCAGAAGCTGAGAAAAAGTTTGTAGAAGCTGGTTTTGGTAAAGATAGAAAAGAGGTTATGTATAATGACTTTGTTATTGTTGGTTCAAAAAAAGATCCAGCTAAAGTTGAAGGAAAAACTACTCAAGAAGCATTTAAAACAATTAAAGAGAAACAAGCAAACTTTATTAGTAGAGGTGATAAATCAGGAACTCATCAAAAAGAGCTAGCGATTTGGAAAAATGTTAGTGATGTAACACCTGAAAAAGATAAGTGGTATATTCAATCTGGTCAAGGAATGATTATTACACTAAATATGGCTGCTGAAAAAGAAGGGTATACATTAACAGATAGAGGAACTTGGATTAAGTATGAGTCACAAAAAGGTGATTCAAATACAATGAAAATTATTGTTGAAAATGATAATTCACTATTTAATCAATATAGTGTTATTCCTGTAAATAAAGATAAATGTCCAAAAGTTCAAGATGAATTAGCAAAAAAATTCTCTGATTGGCTAGTTAGTGCTGATACACAAAAGTTTATAGGAGATTTTAAACTTTTAAATAAACCACTATTTATACCAAATGCAAAATAA
- a CDS encoding ABC transporter permease: MSLLVDGFKEAIELLISGNDSVYSAIIVTITVSSWSILISLILGLPLGFLLGYYQFKGKTVIKTIVDTFLAFPTVVIGLLVYTTLSQAGAFGEYNLLFTQKAIIIGQIFLGLPIIIALTAAQVESTDKRLYLSLKGLGAKPYQILLTTLVEARFGLMTAAMTAYGRIITEIGISMMVGGNIKYHTRTITTAISLETGKGEFETGIALGLVLFIVALMVNIALSMLKRRWTQ; the protein is encoded by the coding sequence ATGAGTTTATTAGTAGATGGTTTTAAAGAGGCTATTGAGCTTTTAATTAGTGGAAATGATAGTGTATATTCTGCAATAATTGTTACTATTACAGTTTCTTCTTGGTCAATATTAATTAGTCTAATACTAGGACTTCCTTTGGGATTTTTACTAGGTTATTATCAATTTAAAGGAAAAACGGTAATAAAAACTATTGTAGATACATTTTTGGCATTTCCTACAGTTGTAATAGGACTTCTTGTATATACAACTCTATCACAAGCAGGAGCTTTTGGAGAGTATAATCTACTATTTACTCAAAAAGCAATAATTATAGGGCAGATTTTTTTAGGTTTACCTATAATTATTGCATTAACAGCTGCTCAAGTTGAATCAACAGATAAAAGATTATATCTATCTTTAAAAGGTTTGGGTGCAAAACCATATCAAATTTTATTAACAACTTTAGTTGAAGCTAGATTTGGTCTAATGACAGCAGCAATGACAGCTTATGGAAGAATTATCACTGAAATTGGAATTTCTATGATGGTTGGTGGAAATATAAAATATCATACAAGAACAATTACAACTGCAATTTCACTAGAAACTGGAAAAGGAGAATTTGAAACTGGTATCGCTTTAGGTTTAGTACTTTTTATAGTTGCACTTATGGTTAATATAGCATTATCAATGCTAAAAAGGAGATGGACTCAATGA